A window of Deltaproteobacteria bacterium contains these coding sequences:
- the atpF gene encoding ATP synthase F0 subunit B → MDYMRKGWAGIRSLVVVFSFVVLLVAAGGVAAAADEESGHDTAGLESVHDTAAVGGHETASPGEEAAAGHEEGHGAAHEGHHGLTHSQIMTFVWFCLNFALLVCILVKFGKKPVTEALKGRTESIRAAFEELEAKRADAERKYAEYEGRLSTMDEQAERILKSFTEQGQAVKEKIIAQAHETAEHIKAQAEFYVQQELAKAKTELQTEVADMAVKMAEDLIRKNLNEQDHHRLISEYLERVVQKN, encoded by the coding sequence ATGGATTATATGAGGAAAGGTTGGGCTGGTATCCGGTCCCTGGTCGTAGTCTTTTCTTTTGTGGTTCTTCTGGTGGCCGCGGGTGGAGTGGCAGCGGCTGCCGACGAAGAGTCGGGGCACGATACTGCGGGCCTTGAATCAGTCCATGATACTGCCGCCGTGGGAGGTCATGAAACGGCATCCCCTGGTGAAGAGGCTGCCGCCGGCCATGAAGAAGGCCATGGCGCCGCCCATGAGGGCCATCACGGGCTGACCCACAGCCAGATAATGACTTTTGTCTGGTTCTGTCTTAATTTTGCTCTTCTTGTCTGCATACTGGTGAAATTCGGGAAAAAGCCTGTTACGGAAGCCCTTAAAGGAAGAACCGAATCGATAAGGGCCGCATTTGAAGAGCTGGAGGCCAAGCGAGCTGATGCAGAGCGCAAGTATGCAGAGTATGAGGGCAGGCTTTCCACTATGGATGAACAGGCAGAGCGTATACTGAAGAGTTTCACTGAGCAGGGGCAGGCAGTGAAAGAGAAGATTATAGCACAGGCCCACGAGACTGCAGAGCACATCAAGGCCCAGGCAGAATTTTACGTGCAACAGGAGCTTGCCAAGGCAAAGACCGAGTTGCAGACAGAAGTGGCTGATATGGCCGTCAAGATGGCAGAAGATCTAATTCGCAAGAACCTGAATGAGCAGGATCATCATCGCCTCATCAGTGAATATCTTGAAAGGGTGGTGCAGAAAAATTGA
- a CDS encoding F0F1 ATP synthase subunit delta, whose translation MTSTVIAKRYAKALFAVAKEEGKLEAYSQALKDIDAFLEESPDVEAALVSPVFPADIKKTVIKEIIKALSVEAALANFLQLLVERGRIQHLKLMAACFQELMDEETGVVRAVVRSAVPLPKDLQDKFSEVLAQVAGKQVTLQIEEDPAIIGGIVARVGDMVLDGSIRSQLQSIRESIGRGELG comes from the coding sequence TTGACCAGTACAGTTATAGCTAAAAGGTATGCCAAGGCCCTCTTTGCCGTTGCCAAAGAGGAAGGGAAGTTAGAGGCCTATAGTCAGGCCTTGAAGGACATAGACGCCTTTCTGGAGGAAAGTCCTGACGTTGAGGCCGCACTTGTGAGCCCGGTGTTTCCGGCTGACATTAAAAAGACAGTCATAAAGGAGATTATCAAGGCCCTGAGTGTTGAAGCCGCCCTTGCGAATTTCCTGCAACTCCTGGTGGAGCGTGGCAGGATACAGCACTTGAAGTTGATGGCGGCCTGTTTCCAGGAGCTTATGGACGAGGAGACCGGTGTCGTGCGCGCAGTGGTCCGCTCCGCGGTTCCTTTGCCCAAAGACCTGCAGGACAAGTTTTCAGAGGTCCTGGCACAGGTTGCCGGCAAGCAGGTGACTTTACAGATAGAGGAAGATCCCGCTATAATTGGCGGTATAGTCGCCCGTGTAGGCGATATGGTTCTGGATGGCAGTATCAGGAGCCAGCTACAGAGTATCAGAGAATCCATAGGAAGGGGTGAGTTGGGATAA
- a CDS encoding F0F1 ATP synthase subunit alpha — protein sequence MAQIKAQEISDIIKKQIQDYEKAIDLAETGTVLSVGDNVARVYGVRNCMSMELLEFPGGIMGIALNLEEDNVGVAVMGDVRGIKEGDLVKRTARIAEVPVGEALLGRVVDALGSPIDGKGPIDAKETRRIEMKAPGVIDRKGVHEPCYTGLKAIDSMTPVGRGQRELIIGDRQIGKTAICVDAIIAQKETDVYCIYVASGQKQATVALVAEALRRHGAMDYTTIVAASGSEPASLQYLAAYAGCAMGEYFRDKGQHALILYDDLSKQAVSYRELSLLLRRPPGREAYPGDIFYNHSRLLERAAKLNDELGSGSLTALPVIETQQGDVSAYIPTNVISITDGQVYLEPGLFFAGVRPAINVGLSVSRVGGAAQVKAMKQVAGTLRLDLAQYRELAAFAQFGSDLDKATQDQLNRGERLVEILKQPQYAPLPMEKQVTILYAGTRGHLDELPVNVLHDFEKELYEFVENKHPDIFSELKEKLAIDDALDKKMGAAIGGFVKEFKANRNL from the coding sequence ATGGCACAGATAAAAGCTCAGGAAATCAGTGACATCATAAAGAAGCAGATTCAGGATTACGAGAAGGCAATTGATCTCGCCGAGACAGGTACGGTCCTGTCGGTCGGTGACAACGTCGCCCGTGTCTATGGCGTACGGAATTGCATGTCCATGGAGCTCCTGGAGTTCCCTGGGGGTATCATGGGTATTGCCCTGAACCTTGAGGAGGACAATGTCGGTGTTGCCGTTATGGGTGACGTCAGGGGGATCAAGGAGGGTGACCTGGTCAAGAGGACGGCCAGAATCGCCGAGGTGCCCGTGGGGGAGGCCTTACTGGGCCGTGTCGTGGATGCCCTTGGCAGTCCCATAGACGGAAAGGGCCCGATCGACGCAAAGGAGACCAGACGTATTGAGATGAAGGCCCCCGGCGTGATCGACAGGAAGGGAGTCCACGAGCCGTGCTACACAGGTCTCAAGGCGATCGACTCCATGACGCCTGTTGGTAGGGGGCAGCGCGAGCTGATCATCGGTGACCGCCAGATAGGAAAGACGGCGATTTGCGTGGACGCTATCATCGCCCAGAAAGAAACGGATGTGTACTGCATATATGTGGCCTCCGGTCAGAAACAGGCCACAGTGGCCCTGGTTGCCGAGGCCCTGCGCCGTCACGGGGCCATGGATTACACCACCATAGTCGCAGCCAGCGGCAGTGAGCCCGCGTCCCTGCAGTACCTGGCCGCCTATGCCGGATGCGCAATGGGCGAGTACTTCCGCGACAAGGGGCAGCATGCACTCATTCTCTATGACGATCTGTCAAAGCAGGCGGTTTCCTACCGCGAGCTTTCGTTGCTGCTGAGACGTCCTCCGGGGCGTGAGGCCTATCCCGGTGATATCTTTTACAACCATTCAAGGCTTCTGGAGAGGGCTGCCAAATTGAACGATGAATTGGGTTCAGGCAGTCTTACGGCCCTGCCCGTAATTGAGACCCAGCAGGGTGACGTGTCCGCCTATATTCCTACAAATGTTATTTCCATTACGGACGGCCAGGTATATCTGGAGCCGGGGCTCTTTTTTGCCGGTGTCCGTCCGGCCATCAACGTCGGCCTGTCGGTATCCAGGGTCGGCGGCGCGGCACAGGTAAAGGCCATGAAACAGGTGGCGGGTACCCTGAGGCTTGATCTGGCCCAGTACCGTGAGCTTGCGGCCTTTGCCCAGTTCGGTAGTGATCTGGACAAGGCCACACAGGACCAGTTGAACCGTGGCGAGCGCCTGGTTGAGATCCTGAAGCAGCCGCAGTATGCACCTCTTCCAATGGAGAAACAGGTAACCATCCTCTATGCCGGTACAAGAGGGCACCTGGACGAGTTGCCGGTTAACGTGCTCCATGATTTTGAGAAAGAGCTCTATGAATTTGTTGAGAATAAGCACCCTGATATCTTCAGTGAACTCAAGGAAAAGCTGGCCATAGACGATGCCCTTGACAAGAAGATGGGCGCGGCAATCGGGGGTTTTGTCAAGGAGTTCAAGGCGAACCGTAATCTTTAG
- the atpG gene encoding ATP synthase F1 subunit gamma, whose amino-acid sequence MPSLKDLKLKIAGIKKTEQITKAMNMVAAAKLRGAQQRMEDFRPYAEKFSAVMGELAGAGINPDAFPLMAARPVKKVMLILVTSDRGLCGAFNSNLIKAAEKFLKSQQEEGREGCLACVGKKGNTFFKKSPFEILHSSVGIMDKIQMFNARQVGQEVINLFLEEEVDEVQLLYGRFINVVLQRPTMNRLLPISTEGLEEAEEGATEGPKATYIYEPDPEEILNQLMPMYVNVQIMHAMLETGASEQAARMTAMDNATRACGDMITDLTLVMNKARQSAITAELMDIVGGAEALK is encoded by the coding sequence ATGCCGTCACTGAAAGATCTAAAGCTTAAGATAGCAGGTATAAAAAAGACCGAGCAGATTACCAAGGCCATGAACATGGTGGCTGCTGCAAAGCTGCGCGGGGCCCAGCAGCGCATGGAAGACTTTCGTCCCTATGCTGAGAAGTTCTCTGCTGTGATGGGAGAGTTGGCAGGTGCGGGTATCAACCCGGACGCCTTTCCGCTCATGGCGGCCAGGCCCGTGAAGAAGGTCATGCTGATACTGGTGACCTCTGACAGGGGTTTGTGCGGGGCCTTTAATTCCAACCTCATCAAGGCCGCTGAGAAGTTTCTCAAGTCACAGCAGGAAGAAGGCCGTGAAGGTTGTCTTGCCTGTGTCGGAAAGAAAGGCAACACCTTTTTTAAGAAAAGTCCGTTTGAGATATTGCACAGCAGCGTGGGCATCATGGACAAGATACAGATGTTCAATGCGAGGCAGGTGGGCCAGGAGGTCATCAATCTGTTTCTTGAGGAAGAGGTGGATGAAGTCCAGTTGCTTTACGGCCGTTTCATAAACGTTGTGCTGCAGCGCCCCACTATGAATCGCCTCCTGCCGATCAGCACGGAAGGTCTTGAGGAGGCTGAGGAGGGGGCGACTGAAGGACCGAAGGCGACATATATATATGAGCCCGATCCTGAAGAGATCCTCAATCAGTTGATGCCCATGTATGTGAACGTACAGATTATGCACGCCATGCTCGAGACCGGGGCAAGCGAGCAGGCGGCCCGCATGACGGCAATGGACAATGCCACACGTGCATGCGGAGATATGATTACAGATCTCACACTGGTTATGAACAAGGCCAGGCAGAGCGCAATAACTGCGGAACTCATGGATATTGTTGGCGGGGCCGAGGCACTCAAGTAA
- the atpD gene encoding F0F1 ATP synthase subunit beta, which produces MATETAANMGKISQVIGAVVDVEFEPGKVPSILNGLMVTNPAISDKEENLVLEVAQHLGDNVARTIAMDTTDGLVRGMPVRDTGDAIKIPVGKPTLGRIMNVVGWPVDGLGPIDDSITSPIHRKCPDFVEQDTSVNVLETGVKVMDLLVPFPRGGKMGLFGGAGVGKTVIMMEMIHNIAMQHGGISVFCGAGERTREGNDLYHEMKDSGVLPKAALIYGQMTEPPGARARIGLTGLTAAEYFRDEEGQDVLFFIDNIFRFTQAGSEVSALLGRIPSAVGYQPTLATDLGALQERITSTNKGSITAVECVYVPADDLTDPAPATTFAHLDGTVVLSRQITELGIYPAVDPLDSTSRILDPNVVGEEHHHVARTLQQTLQKYKDLQDIIAILGMDELSDEDKLTVQRARRCQRFLSQPFHVAETFTGMPGKYIKVEDTVRGFKEVLEGKHDELPEAAFYMVGGIEEAVEKAGKMA; this is translated from the coding sequence ATGGCAACTGAAACTGCAGCAAATATGGGGAAGATATCTCAGGTCATCGGTGCTGTTGTCGATGTGGAGTTCGAGCCCGGTAAGGTACCATCTATCCTGAACGGTCTTATGGTCACCAATCCGGCCATTAGCGATAAGGAGGAGAACCTGGTCCTTGAGGTTGCCCAGCACCTTGGCGACAACGTGGCGCGCACCATTGCTATGGACACCACGGACGGGCTTGTCCGCGGCATGCCGGTGAGGGATACGGGTGATGCCATAAAGATCCCTGTCGGCAAGCCGACCCTGGGCCGGATTATGAATGTCGTGGGCTGGCCGGTTGATGGGTTGGGGCCGATTGACGACAGTATAACATCACCTATTCACCGTAAATGCCCGGACTTTGTGGAACAGGACACGAGTGTCAATGTCCTTGAGACCGGTGTGAAGGTAATGGACCTGCTGGTCCCCTTCCCCCGTGGCGGCAAGATGGGGCTCTTCGGCGGTGCGGGCGTTGGAAAGACCGTCATTATGATGGAGATGATCCACAATATCGCCATGCAGCACGGCGGTATCTCGGTCTTCTGTGGCGCCGGTGAGCGTACCCGTGAAGGAAACGACCTGTACCACGAGATGAAGGATTCAGGGGTCTTGCCAAAGGCTGCGCTTATCTATGGACAGATGACAGAACCTCCCGGAGCAAGGGCGCGTATCGGTCTTACCGGACTTACGGCAGCAGAGTACTTCCGTGACGAGGAAGGCCAGGATGTGCTCTTCTTCATAGATAATATATTCCGGTTTACCCAGGCAGGTTCAGAGGTCTCGGCCCTGCTTGGACGTATTCCCTCCGCAGTGGGTTACCAGCCGACACTGGCTACAGACCTTGGTGCGCTGCAGGAGCGGATTACCTCTACGAACAAGGGTTCCATTACCGCGGTTGAGTGTGTGTATGTGCCGGCTGACGACCTGACTGACCCTGCTCCTGCCACAACCTTTGCCCACCTTGATGGTACAGTGGTCCTCTCGCGGCAGATTACAGAGCTTGGTATATATCCTGCCGTGGACCCGCTGGATTCCACGTCCCGTATTCTCGACCCCAATGTCGTTGGCGAGGAGCATCATCACGTGGCCAGAACGCTCCAGCAGACCCTGCAGAAGTACAAGGACCTTCAGGACATCATCGCAATCCTGGGTATGGACGAACTCTCAGATGAAGACAAGCTCACAGTGCAGAGGGCACGGAGATGCCAGAGGTTCCTCTCCCAGCCGTTCCACGTGGCTGAGACCTTTACCGGTATGCCTGGCAAGTACATTAAGGTCGAAGATACGGTCCGTGGGTTCAAGGAGGTCCTGGAGGGCAAGCATGATGAACTGCCCGAGGCGGCGTTCTATATGGTGGGCGGCATAGAGGAGGCCGTGGAGAAGGCAGGCAAGATGGCATAA
- the atpC gene encoding F0F1 ATP synthase subunit epsilon (produces ATP from ADP in the presence of a proton gradient across the membrane; the epsilon subunit is part of the catalytic core of the ATP synthase complex) codes for MANKILLEVVTPSKLVVSEEVELVTAPGGEGVFGVMANHAPLLTTIRIGELHYTNDGNMVRLALSGGFCDVSKNRMTVLAESAEISTEIDVERALRAKERAERRLQEAEARKGEIDLARARAALFRALVRLHVGGHQA; via the coding sequence ATGGCAAACAAGATACTTCTTGAGGTAGTAACACCTTCTAAGCTTGTGGTGAGTGAGGAAGTGGAGCTGGTTACAGCGCCCGGTGGGGAAGGTGTCTTTGGTGTAATGGCAAACCACGCTCCCCTGTTGACCACGATCAGGATAGGCGAGTTGCATTATACCAATGACGGAAATATGGTCCGATTGGCATTGAGCGGCGGGTTCTGCGATGTGTCGAAGAATCGCATGACAGTGCTGGCCGAAAGTGCCGAGATAAGCACAGAAATCGATGTGGAGAGGGCCCTCAGGGCCAAGGAGAGGGCTGAGCGCAGATTGCAGGAGGCCGAGGCACGGAAGGGAGAAATTGACCTTGCACGTGCCCGGGCAGCCCTTTTCAGGGCCCTTGTGAGGCTACATGTAGGGGGTCACCAGGCTTAG